Genomic window (Nomia melanderi isolate GNS246 chromosome 14, iyNomMela1, whole genome shotgun sequence):
CGAGTTCGCGTGTTAACTATTTCCGGCGGAAAGTTTCCGTTATACACCGTTCGTTCGCGTCTCTCTTGGGTCATTGTGCGTCCTTGGAAATCTGACTAGCACGTGGATTCTCGAAcgcataaattaatgaattcccTTTCCCTGACAGTTCCGTTGCACCATTCCACCGATCCCCGTTGCACATAATCGCGCGGCTCGACGTTGATAAACGAACACGACACTCGCGCGGGTTTTCGTTAATACTGAAATGCGAAAAGAAACGTtctttttagaatttattcatcCCCACTGATCGTACAGAGCCGATGTCGAACATCGTCGCCTTCTCTCTCGtgccgaaaaaaaaagaaaagaaatctctTCCCCGTGACGGAAAGCTTCCAACGTTTGTTCATttagttttcctttttcctcgtcGTGCAGCATTCATTTGCGAGGTGCACAGCAGCAACTTATCGGACAGTTGTCAGCGATATTTCTGAATCGGCGAGTATCACGCATTCCCTTGTACAATACTTTCGTCCCGAACATCAGTTACAATCGGTGTTCCACACGTACACTTTGCACAATACAAGTTTATCGCCAACGTTATTATGATCCTCTCTCGGCAGTGATGTCGCACTGtccagaaaaaaaaagaaaaaaatctgcTCGTTCAACGGGAAATCACATTCCTCTCGAAGCTTGCGATACCAACGCTAAGAGAGACACGCACAACAGTACACAGAAAtatctaaatataatatatgtacaatatatatcttaacGAGTAGCAAAGAAAAAGAATTccagaagtatataaaatcaCAAACGACGGTTGGACGAGAGAAGTACGACGATACCATGTTCTCGTGTGACATACGTAAAAGAAAAGTTTCTTCTTAAAGCTTTCTCTCATCCacttctctcactctctctctctctctttctctctcgtcggATACAAACGCTGCAACTTAATATCGAAGACGCGTGAAAAATCTTACACTCTAAAGCGACGGTTGTCCCTGAATCATACGATTGActgtgaatattaaaaaaaaaaacaaaacaaaagagaGATAGCTTCTACGGAAAACACGTGTACCGATACTTAACCGCAACTGCTACAAGAGAAACGAAAGGACGAAACGAATCTGAAACTCTTATACGTTGCAACATGtataaattctttctttttctttttggcAAACAAAACAACGGGCCCCCGCGGAACATGCACACCGACCGACTGCTTTGTCGTGCAACATCACTGTCAGGAGTTCAGCCATGTCGCACACGCGCAAAACCATCTTGCCATAACGCCGTACAAGATCAGTCTATAATATTCGTAACGAGAAGCTTCCGACTTTGTCGTGTTTACGGTTTCTCACGGATTGGACTTACTGAGAAAGCTAACCAGCATTCGTTCATGCCTCGCACTCAGACGAGCGAATCTCTTAAGTATCGCGATCCTGAGTGTCGCGGAGTTTGACGTTAGTTAATTCTTGCTATTGCTACGCGGACTTGCCGGTTGACTGTTCGCCTGTTGCGCACGTTGTATATAAATGTTCAAAAGCTTCAACTTGCTGGTGTACAAACAGCTCAAATGCGGCTTCAATACCTCCTCGCCGACTGCCAAGTGTATCGCTACCATGCAGAAGACGGCGCTCTTGCGTACCGCACTCTCGTTATCGTCATAAGCCTGTGGAAATAAAGTTCATTGTTAACACCATCATCGAAGCTAAAACTGATGCCACTTTCCAAGCTTTAACTTTTCAGCTTTAAACTAATGCGATGCTGTCACAATATGTTTCAACTTGCCTTAATAAGACCGGGCATAACTTTGGATAGATGAGGTTCTATCGCATCCCGACCCCAGTGTTCCACTACTTTGTGCAACATTTTTATCGCCCCCATATTCAAAGGATACGGTTCTGTGGTGATTATAGTTGAGACTAAATGAATGATCTGCTCCGGCTTGAGAACCATCGCTATTGTCGCAGCGCATTTCTCTGCCATCCAGTGAACCTAATTTTTCATACAGCATTGTTAATAACCTGGAGCATTGGATTACTCTTGACAAGTAGCATTATTTCATGTAAGATACTCACGGGAGATCTCGTGTTACTGCTGCTACCGGAAGAATCTTGTTTTTGATCGTCCAATTTGTACGCGTTAATTACTTTTAGAACAAGCAGCTCGGGGTAAACGGAAAAACTGTCCACGAGTTCAGGACACTTCAGCATGTCAATCAGCGTTTGAAGTACTTCTCCTTGCATTTTCTTGCTATCGTTAGTTAAACTGTCTAACAGTGTTTTGAGCAATTTTCTAAAAGTAGAaggggaaaaatacaaattacaattGTCGTAGTGCCGCCTCAATAAATACAAACAGATGAAGAAACACCTTACTTGAAATGCTGTTTGATGTACGCGGGATCTCCTTCTCGAACGTATAATTGGAACTCTTGTAGAGCTAATACTTTTTCTTCGATCTGGGTCATCTTCGACTGTAGCGTTTTAATCATATTATCTAAGACTTCCGGCCTTTTTGACGAATCAGGCGAAGACCCTGCTATATATCAAAATGTTAAACATATTGAATCCATGAAGCGAAAAGTTCATTGAATGTAAATTAGTAAACATACTATGCGCTTTGTAGCCATTATTTTCTTGAGGTAGTATGAGATCTCCTGCGATCGTATCACTCGATCCATTAACGGTGATGTTCGTGACTGACCGTCCTCTTTGAGTGGGCGATGAAACGGAGGAAGAACGACCCTACCAAACCCAAAGAGCGATATAAAAAGAAGTCGTGTTTTACGAGTGACACATATCAACGTCCAGTGTTTCTTACCGAATTACATAACGTGAGACCTTCCATTTTTTCTTCCACGTCGGCCATATTGCTGATGCCGCTATCTTTGCTGGTGGTTGCTCTCTCCAAACGCTCGAAACCATAGTTCTGAATTTCCGCAGTGGTGCGCCTTAACGACCTGTGGggaatactttaaaattaaaatgacgAAGAATGAAAAGTAATCGGATGTTCGACACACGAATGCACCAATGACTTACTTATAAACTTCTTCCAAATTCTCGTCAGCGTTGTCTATTTTAACCAACAGCTCTTCTTTAACCTTCGAACGGGCCGGTGAACTTTGTGCTCTGGGAGGTGGAGTGCCAGGCGACGCTGGATTACTGGAACCCGAGGATTTTCTCAGGTGATTCTGTACCAGTGGCAATGCAGCTTCCTACGGTGTTCAAAATGACATTACACGACGGTACAGTACAAGATAGAATTACAGCCAGCTGTTAAGCACACTCTCTAACCTGATAATACTTAGGTAATTCGGATAATATCATGGTCACTTTCGGGGGGTTTAAATTGTACAGTGATATTACGGCGTTTTGTGCATGTCTCCTGACGTCTTGACTTTTAACGTCGTTGGACCAATCGAGTAACCTTGCGAGTGCTGTCCCCGCGGAATTAATTAACGCGGACGGTTCTGCCGTTTCCGCTATTTGCGTGATGAACGTGAGGGTAGCTATCTTCACGCGGGAATTCGGAGTTTGCGTTGGATCTGTGAGATATCTCATCACCGCGGGCAGTAGCTGTTCTCCTGGGAAACATTCTCTGCGAAGATATCGTCAATAATTATTACTGAATCTTATTTAAGATTGATGTTTAATACAAGGGTAAGCTTTTGGAAATGCATCACCCTGTATGTAAGTTAAGAGGTCACATGTTACAGCTCACCTGACGACATCGAGTGTCTTGTGAATTTTCGCCTGGATCGATCCAAGCAGATCGGTACCTAATTTATTCAAGAGCCTCGCGCACAGGACATAAAGCCAGTCGCCGAGATCTTCGCTGTGAGTGGCGACCAGTTCATTCAGTGTGTCCAGAAATAAACTGAAGACCTTTGTATGGGAGTCCATGAACATTTTGGTGAAAATATCTGTCACCTTGCGCAACTCCGTCGCCGTGAGCGTGTTCCCGTTCGAAAGGAAATGTTGCAAGCCTACCAAACCCTCTTTCCTGTCTCCCCAATGTTTATGCgcacaattttcaataatttccttAATATCCTGCAAAACAACGTTCCCATGTAATGTAACGGTGCACAGTACGACGAATGATAATAACGACTGTTAAACAGGAATCTTATTTGTGAAATAAAGAATCTCGTTTTCTATGGCAGAAGAGTATAGTACATTTGTATGGAGTATAACGGATACGAATAGTAAAGTTAACAAACCTTCGGGATAGACTGATCCCACATATCACGGTACAGTCTTTGCTGGGAGCCACTCCATGAGAACGACTAATGGGTAGATGGACGATGGACAGATATGGAGAACAGAACGGCGCATCGCGTTAGTCCAAACCAAACAAATACGCCGCAACAAAACCAAAAGAAAAAACCAGACATGCGTTATCTACATTGTTGTAGGATGCTGGAAGCACTGGTCGCTCAAGCTTCCGAATTTAAGAGTCTACCCTCGCGAGGGTAGTGATTAGGAAATCGGTATGTGTTCGATGAGAAACGGGAACCCACAGAGAAATATCTAAATcgctatattgtattataaaataaaaacgattCAACACCGTGAATTTATAGAACGGAAATGACAATGCCTTTGCGTGAGCGTACAGCATGACGTTTCTTGAACCCGAAAGCTAATAATCTTCGAACTGCGCAGCAAATGGTAAcccttaaatgaaaataatattgcagCCGCATATGTGGTATATAAGTATCTTTCTCGCACATAAACATTAGAGAAGCGTTAATAAATCAAGTGAACATATATTAAGAAAGCATGGTGTACAGTAATTATCTGAAGTATGTCTATAATGTTAATGCAGAGGGATAATTCTTGTTGCAATGTATTTGAGAAATAATGTACAAGTGTGCTGGTATTCGATCTTGTGCCGCAAGTCAGTTGCCAAGTAACGCGTTTAATCGTTCGTTCGATGAGCATTTCGCATGAAAACGGCTTCATGAATATGTTATTACTACTTAATTACTTAACTCTTCTACTTCGATCGTAAGATGAGCACTGCTTTTTATCACTATGCCAAGATTTCATAATACTCTGTTACTTACGTCATTCGGTCGTCTGAAGCTGTCCATACTCCTTTCAGAACATATACTGCTGGTTTCACTGTCGTCACTATGATCACCTTTACCCCTTGGCGTTCTCGTGTAACTATCGATATTATCAAAGGTGAGCGCATCCGCCAGTGCCGATTCCGCTTCACGCGATTGTTGAAGCATTTTCTGTGCCATGACCGGTCTAGACTGAGGTCTGTCCGTCGGAGACATGTGTAAGCTTCTTCCTCTGATccagtaaaaaaaatatgtttcatagaattattctttcattGTGTTAATACAAGAACACTTGTACCGTGTAACTGTCAAGTAACACACCGTATTTTACTAGCGAAACTCCTATCCATTCCAAACCTTTGTGGGCTAGGTTCACGGCTGTTGCCAGTGCTTCTGATTCCATGTCCAGATAACCGCCTCGGTCTTGCGATCAAGGATTCTCCTTCGCGATTATACGTAGCGTAACTCAGTCTAGATGACGGTGATCCCGACCGACTGCTGGCTGTTGCCGTGCAATACAGAAATGAAAATCCTTCTTATATATCATGTTTCTTCAAAGGGAGCCTTTCTTTCTACTTACGCTGAGATTGCGACACTCCGGAcattctcgttctcgttcttgCGGTTCTTTCTGGACTAGCCACCGCTGTGGTGTCTGGTGATTTACTGGGACGTGCTGAATGAAGCAATAATAGTATGTCAGTTTGCTTGAAATCGCGTATCACAACAAAGTTGAAAAGGAAATTCAAATAAGCAACACTCACGGAGGGACGCTTTCTGCCTACTAATGTTTGCATACATCATCCTCGCTTTCGCTCTTTGTGCGGCTTGCAGATCTATGGCGCTGGTAGATCTAACTCCCGGCGTGCCACGATCTGAGAAAAAGTTTAGAGGCTAATATACATAAGAGTGTATTGGTGGCATGGTTGTGTATCGGATGCATGGGTGCAATATTCTAAAGTCGCTGTGATCATTGAAGCAACAGACAGGACTATGACAATTACAATGACTATCAGTGGGTCTCTGTAGAACTGGGATACCAGACTGACGATAAGACCGCGGCAAGGACGGGGTACGTCTGAGCGGGCCGTGTGGTTGACCCGCAGTCTGATGCAAATTTTCCGTACTACCTTCATATGTTTAACGCAAAGAAGAGTCACAAAAGCAGCATGAAAAAAAGTGATAAGTATTTTACACTGCATTGCTCTTTCACTGACCGATACTCTATTTACATTTAGCTTGATTATTAGGTCACTCCATAATTTTATGTTTCCACGTAAATTTATGGAACGACCTAATTATATCCATTAGAAATATCATATTGGAATTAagtgagaaaaaaaaacagaaaaaaatgtagTTCACCTGTGGCACTCATCGCTGGTCTGGCTGTCCTAGGACTGACACTCGCCGATCTTGTTACTACATTCAAACTGTTAATACTACCACTATTGCTAAGAGACATTAAAGAACGTTTGTACGCAGTGTCAAGACTGTTGAGCAACGCTTCCGCTTGCTCTGGGAAATGATCTTTGAATGCCCAATACGacctgaaaatatttcatatgtatttatttgtatatcagAGTATGAAGCTTGATCATTCAATGACAACTCACTTCCTGGCGAAAGCTCTTGCTTCCGAATCCGAATCCGCGATACCCTTTTTGATAGTGTCTTGTAATATCTGTACATGTTTCTGTAATATCTGGGTAGGCCACGTTTGCAGAATTAGATTCAGATACTCGCACGATGCTCGACGTATGTCTTTACTTTTGTTACTTAAACACGACGTGATAATTGGCACGTAACGATTGCAGTGTGTGTTTTGTAGAATGAACCTCACAGCCACAGCACCAGCTGTTGCCACAACCTGTATGTGCATATTTGTTGACACAAGTTACTTCATTTTGTTACGGTTTCCATACGTCAGCCGCGTTACCGGCAATTTATCAGGAATCTTACCTTGGCACTATTTTGTATGAGGTTCATTAAGGTGAGTAAGACTGTCTCTCCAAAGCTGGCGAACTTATTTTTCAAGTGTTGACTAAGAAACGCTAAAGTAATACACGCTTCCCTGACAACTTGCGACCTGAGGTCCGTACACGCGACCTCGAATGATCTCTGCATGCTCTTCAAACATTCGATGAAGTTCTCGTAGTTTATACCACCCGCAATGACAATCGATCGCAATTTTTTCATCTGATAGAAAAGATTAAGTTTATTAGGTATATTTATCCCGGCTTAGACCGCTGTATCCTATGAGAACAATTTAATTTTGACAATGTACGTACACTCTCTGTCCTCTGTTTCCAATCTTTCTTGTCGTCGCCAACATTTTCTTTAATGACTTTCATCTGTTCATCAAGATCCTTCGCTGAAAACAAGTTGACAGATGGCACATCTTCGAACGCTGTGAGGAAAGTTTCCTCATCGACTGCACCGGCCTGACCTATATATagtaatgataattttatacaacCATAGAGATACATaaacatttgtaaataatacttGTCACTTATAATATTACTTTGCAATGTTCATGGCATCCGATTATGGCGTTTCggttaatgatttttattatgacAATCTCGGAAACGTTTAATGAATTTTACCCTTGAACATATGATATCTTtggattaataaaaattcaatgactGTGTATCATACAATACCTTATTGTTTTAAACGTATTGTGCTTCACGGAATTATGGAGTAAACAATGTGACATAAAAAGCGGTGCAGAAAGATCAAATACGTATAAGCATTTCGGTAAACATCACGCTTGCGTTAGATTAAGTACAATTCAATTCAGCAAATGAATAAAACAAAGCAATGATATGCAAGGACTTTAAACCAAAATATGTACGGTACATGATCGGTATTAATTCAATGGAATTTTCCTAATCTCTTATTCTTGTCATTTATACCATGATGGTTGTTTATAAGAAGGgggtaaaaaatataaatataacaagatTTTAACGTAACATACAGAACTTATCACAGGAACCACCATGATATAAAATAGAACTAGTTAAGCCAATGGAGTTTTAGATACCTGCTGCTGATTTTATTGATACGTTTCTTTTCACGGTTGCTGCCCTTGGAACCGTTTGCAGAGTATTACCAGGTTGAGCTGTCATGCAAGCCAATAATTAGCATTCTTGTCACCCAAAATATCAATAGCGATATCGACATTTTACCGGTGATCATTGTAAAgacatcattaatattatttcagatGCTGAGCCACATTAAAAGTAAAAGCATAGGAGTTATAAGTTAGCACGCTTCACATCTGTGCAGTGGTTGCAAGAAAAATATGTGCTTCTATAGATAGTTACAAGATTTGCAACACTTATACAAGATAATCGAAACAgtgatgttttatataaatagctTGTAGCACACAAAACACTTTGATTGACATATAACAcaacaaataaaagtttatcaaataaaaattaataattaaatgtatcaTTTAGGAACCATAAACacaagttatttaaaaatacttagtaaATACCTGAGGaatacctatttttatttctgCCTCTAAtgaatatacttttaaatatactctaaaatatactatattttactttactgtACTTTACTGGTCTACAAGTTGAATCATTTTAAATTACACCTGCTtcactatattataatatgtatcatgctcaaaataaacaaataaaaaataattgttatctttcagcgttattaatttatacacaATTACATTTGTTAATGACCGTctattaaacctatatataCCTATAGCAGAGGGAGGAGCTTTTGCAGGACCAAATTGTCCCCTTTTTGGAGGAATAGTTGACCTCTTCACGGGAGCTGATTTAATctgcaatatttaataatacatatttacaaattcatttCTTATAGATCcacttaagaaaataataacattataagaAACACTTACAGCTCTATCCGTCTCATCCGTGCTCTTTCCAACTGcaataagagaaattgaaataagcATTAGACTAGCAGAAATATTATGCTTGTTAAATGCAGCTGATTAATTCGTAGAACATAATCTATTGTAGTCAACAATACATCTATTTTTAGAACTGTGTACCTAAGTCTGGATAGAGCCATGGCGGCTTATGAATGTCACAATGGCATCCTCTTGCTCTAGCACCTGGGTGCTTCACAATGTTATCCCACTGAAGAATCCATCTACTACTCGGATCCCATATTTTATGATCAATACTAGGATACTTTTTTAATCCTCTGTGCAAGCAGCGGTGGCCGCTTGACACTATCACACCAGCATCATTCATTTTACAGGGGAATTTACAATTACTGTATACAGTCAACGAAGAATAGAAACTCTGAATGATTTCATACACTGTGTAGAATATAACTCTGTCCTCAACATGATTTCAGGAAACACCATTAAAGTGTGAGAAATCTTCATTGTGGCATAACCAGTTAACGTGATCTTCTGATTTCCTTTGAAATTAACAACTTGCTAATTAAGATGGCACACATCGATAAACGTAATATTTTCGTAAGAGGTGCAAAAAGTAACCATTCACTCGGAGGGGGAAAAAATGACCAGAAAATCCTGAGCGTGCACGTGAAATCATCGATGTAtcctaattatttaaaaaacatttggaaaatgaatttccatttccaattttttttagtAGAAATTCTTGTACCGCGCATTTTTGAATACTCCATGTGTCATGATTTGAAGTATCGACAAGTGCGCcggtaaaaataatttaccgaATTGTTTAAGTAAGAAAGGAATCCCTGGCGACTAGTTTCTCGTaccaattaaatttctttgatcGTGAAGAACAAGAATGAAACCGGTTCGAGGAACTGCAGCGATTTTTACGCATTAATCTGTTTCCGTGATTGCAGACATTTTCCATTCATCGCTTTGATTATTCCTCGTTACACAATATCGGAATGGTAAAggtaacaattattaatcaacGATATAAAGCGTTATGAACCCGTGTTTCCGATCGAACTCGATATTGAGCACGAGTTCAACGCGCTAAGGTGAGAAGCTAGATTTGCATCCGTGATATCACTCGTAATAAGTGCGGCAATGAGACACGAGAGAGTTATTTTCTCACGTTACAGATAACGCGTGGCTATATCCTCGTTAAATTACATCGGCTGAAATGAACATCCAACGAAATTCCCATTacaaatggaaaagaaaaatagtaGACTTTCTCCGTTCTGGTCCGACCggtaaaaatcaaaattcattccgGTCGATAAGAACAAAGGATTATCATTCCGGTCGATAACAACGAAGGATTATCATAGTCGATAAGAatgcaaaaaaaaatattcattccgcTCGAATAAATTTCAGATTAAACCTTCCTCGGGCAGCACGACGATTATCTTTCCGTTTTACGTAACAATTTTTCCACAAGCACCGACGGCACatttaaaggaaaaaaagaaggaaaaatgaATTGTATTTCCAAGGATCATTGCGTCACGAACGCCGCGTGTGGCGTTTACGCGTAATTCATTACCGCGCACCCATACACTCACACATAAACACACACGTGTCCGAACACGAGTCCCTCGTCTACAATGCAACTTCTTCGAGCATCTTTCATTTACCTCCGGACAATTTACCTTTCACACGGCACGACAAACAGCGCGGTCCTTTCTAGAAAATAACGTTCGATCATCGAGGACGATCTTCCCTAATGGAAAACGGTAGGGAAAAAACGCGAGACAATTTCGTCGAAAGTGAAATTCGTCCGGCGTGTGGTCCGAAGTGCGAGAAAGTGCATTAACGATTCAGGGGAAACCGATTATTTGTTCCAGTCCGTTCCCCGAGGTTTTCCTCGAGGCTGCCACCCGCGAACGTCACGAACTAAAAATCACAGAACCGATACCCGGCGAACGATTCCGTCGATTTCTTGCCGGCGACTCACGCTCGACGCGGAACGAATCGGCGAGCGCGTTTACGTGGACGCGTCCGACAGCGAGACGAATCTATTCGCGTTTCTTTCTCGAAACGCGTGTCACGATGACTGTGATCTAACGATGCACGATTGTCCACGATAAAAGTTACAATTCCGTCAAACAAAAGGATTCTTCTTTCCCAGCAACacttcttttttcctcctcgAAACTAGAAACACTGAACACGTTCTCGTTATCGGGCTTGCGAAAAATACGGTCACCGCGATAAACCCGCGAGACCCGTCGCGTTCGAGACGTGGCTGACGGTAGTTCCGCGACGAATTAATCGTCGAACTGGAATCGGCGACGGCACGTCGTCGCGTTTCGTTGCAGCTGCGTCGTTCGATCAGGTAAACAAACAACGTGTCGGGAGAAACTGAAACGATCGTCCTTGCCCATTGTCCGTGAACAGGCAACGATGCGTGAGTGCGTGAGTGCCCGTGTGTGCGTTGCTACAC
Coding sequences:
- the chb gene encoding CLIP-associating protein isoform X3 produces the protein MAVNPRDMDGFMPLLSTTDIKKKLTVGCLLYNYLSDPTKSIECQDIGQFIDNIIPWLSNGNPKVVQNGLEVLTFLADRMGHDFKPYVSSIIQPTIDRLGDSKDVTREKAQLVLLKIMEKGCMSPQQLLDRLRPAFTHKNAKLREEALILLTTTLNEHGADEMILSGVIPSIVKLLSDPSEKVRETAMNTLADIYRHVGERLRVDLQRKHNVPQAKLLLLIEKFDQLKAAGDLLPLAMSSDVGKSTDETDRAIKSAPVKRSTIPPKRGQFGPAKAPPSAIAQPGNTLQTVPRAATVKRNVSIKSAAGQAGAVDEETFLTAFEDVPSVNLFSAKDLDEQMKVIKENVGDDKKDWKQRTESMKKLRSIVIAGGINYENFIECLKSMQRSFEVACTDLRSQVVREACITLAFLSQHLKNKFASFGETVLLTLMNLIQNSAKVVATAGAVAVRFILQNTHCNRYVPIITSCLSNKSKDIRRASCEYLNLILQTWPTQILQKHVQILQDTIKKGIADSDSEARAFARKSYWAFKDHFPEQAEALLNSLDTAYKRSLMSLSNSGSINSLNVVTRSASVSPRTARPAMSATGSTENLHQTAGQPHGPLRRTPSLPRSYRQSGIPVLQRPTDSHYRGTPGVRSTSAIDLQAAQRAKARMMYANISRQKASLPRPSKSPDTTAVASPERTARTRTRMSGVSQSQPSSRSGSPSSRLSYATYNREGESLIARPRRLSGHGIRSTGNSREPSPQRFGMDRSFASKIRGRSLHMSPTDRPQSRPVMAQKMLQQSREAESALADALTFDNIDSYTRTPRGKGDHSDDSETSSICSERSMDSFRRPNDSFSWSGSQQRLYRDMWDQSIPKDIKEIIENCAHKHWGDRKEGLVGLQHFLSNGNTLTATELRKVTDIFTKMFMDSHTKVFSLFLDTLNELVATHSEDLGDWLYVLCARLLNKLGTDLLGSIQAKIHKTLDVVRECFPGEQLLPAVMRYLTDPTQTPNSRVKIATLTFITQIAETAEPSALINSAGTALARLLDWSNDVKSQDVRRHAQNAVISLYNLNPPKVTMILSELPKYYQEAALPLVQNHLRKSSGSSNPASPGTPPPRAQSSPARSKVKEELLVKIDNADENLEEVYKSLRRTTAEIQNYGFERLERATTSKDSGISNMADVEEKMEGLTLCNSGRSSSVSSPTQRGRSVTNITVNGSSDTIAGDLILPQENNGYKAHTGSSPDSSKRPEVLDNMIKTLQSKMTQIEEKVLALQEFQLYVREGDPAYIKQHFKKLLKTLLDSLTNDSKKMQGEVLQTLIDMLKCPELVDSFSVYPELLVLKVINAYKLDDQKQDSSGSSSNTRSPVHWMAEKCAATIAMVLKPEQIIHLVSTIITTEPYPLNMGAIKMLHKVVEHWGRDAIEPHLSKVMPGLIKAYDDNESAVRKSAVFCMVAIHLAVGEEVLKPHLSCLYTSKLKLLNIYIQRAQQANSQPASPRSNSKN
- the chb gene encoding CLIP-associating protein isoform X4 — encoded protein: MAVNPRDMDGFMPLLSTTDIKKKLTVGCLLYNYLSDPTKSIECQDIGQFIDNIIPWLSNGNPKVVQNGLEVLTFLADRMGHDFKPYVSSIIQPTIDRLGDSKDVTREKAQLVLLKIMEKGCMSPQQLLDRLRPAFTHKNAKLREEALILLTTTLNEHGADEMILSGVIPSIVKLLSDPSEKVRETAMNTLADIYRHVGERLRVDLQRKHNVPQAKLLLLIEKFDQLKAAGDLLPLAMSSDVGKSTDETDRAIKSAPVKRSTIPPKRGQFGPAKAPPSAIAQPGNTLQTVPRAATVKRNVSIKSAAGQAGAVDEETFLTAFEDVPSVNLFSAKDLDEQMKVIKENVGDDKKDWKQRTESMKKLRSIVIAGGINYENFIECLKSMQRSFEVACTDLRSQVVREACITLAFLSQHLKNKFASFGETVLLTLMNLIQNSAKVVATAGAVAVRFILQNTHCNRYVPIITSCLSNKSKDIRRASCEYLNLILQTWPTQILQKHVQILQDTIKKGIADSDSEARAFARKSYWAFKDHFPEQAEALLNSLDTAYKRSLMSLSNSGSINSLNVVTRSASVSPRTARPAMSATGSTENLHQTAGQPHGPLRRTPSLPRSYRQSGIPVLQRPTDSHYRGTPGVRSTSAIDLQAAQRAKARMMYANISRQKASLPRPSKSPDTTAVASPERTARTRTRMSGVSQSQPSSRSGSPSSRLSYATYNREGESLIARPRRLSGHGIRSTGNSREPSPQRFGMDRSFASKIRGRSLHMSPTDRPQSRPVMAQKMLQQSREAESALADALTFDNIDSYTRTPRGKGDHSDDSETSSICSERSMDSFRRPNDSFSWSGSQQRLYRDMWDQSIPKDIKEIIENCAHKHWGDRKEGLVGLQHFLSNGNTLTATELRKVTDIFTKMFMDSHTKVFSLFLDTLNELVATHSEDLGDWLYVLCARLLNKLGTDLLGSIQAKIHKTLDVVRECFPGEQLLPAVMRYLTDPTQTPNSRVKIATLTFITQIAETAEPSALINSAGTALARLLDWSNDVKSQDVRRHAQNAVISLYNLNPPKVTMILSELPKYYQEAALPLVQNHLRKSSGSSNPASPGTPPPRAQSSPARSKVKEELLVKIDNADENLEEVYKSLRRTTAEIQNYGFERLERATTSKDSGISNMADVEEKMEGLTLCNSGRSSSVSSPTQRGRSVTNITVNGSSDTIAGDLILPQENNGYKAHRSSPDSSKRPEVLDNMIKTLQSKMTQIEEKVLALQEFQLYVREGDPAYIKQHFKKLLKTLLDSLTNDSKKMQGEVLQTLIDMLKCPELVDSFSVYPELLVLKVINAYKLDDQKQDSSGSSSNTRSPVHWMAEKCAATIAMVLKPEQIIHLVSTIITTEPYPLNMGAIKMLHKVVEHWGRDAIEPHLSKVMPGLIKAYDDNESAVRKSAVFCMVAIHLAVGEEVLKPHLSCLYTSKLKLLNIYIQRAQQANSQPASPRSNSKN